Proteins from one Oscillatoria nigro-viridis PCC 7112 genomic window:
- a CDS encoding NADAR family protein, producing the protein MIIYFYKVEEPYGCFSNFSLHDICLHGQYWLTVEHYYQAQKFVSTDKRLVAAIQAVATPQEAAKLGRDPNHRIRADWEAVKIPIMREAVLTKFLTHTDIQAILLATGDRVIVEDSPTDYYWGCGCDRTGQNHLGKILMSVRQEISQHPGR; encoded by the coding sequence ATGATAATTTATTTTTATAAAGTAGAGGAGCCTTACGGCTGCTTTTCTAATTTTTCACTACACGACATTTGTCTGCACGGTCAATATTGGTTGACTGTGGAACATTACTATCAAGCCCAAAAATTTGTCAGCACTGATAAAAGATTAGTGGCGGCGATTCAAGCCGTAGCAACTCCTCAAGAAGCCGCTAAATTAGGTCGCGATCCCAACCACCGGATTCGCGCTGATTGGGAAGCCGTGAAAATTCCGATTATGCGCGAAGCAGTTTTAACTAAGTTTCTCACTCATACAGACATTCAAGCGATTCTCCTCGCCACAGGGGATCGAGTGATTGTGGAGGATTCGCCAACGGATTACTACTGGGGGTGTGGCTGCGACCGAACCGGTCAAAATCATTTGGGTAAAATTCTGATGAGCGTGCGCCAAGAAATTAGTCAGCACCCGGGGCGCTGA
- a CDS encoding pentapeptide repeat-containing protein, with translation MNVDELLKLYAIGERNFSGVYLHEVYLYEAELIGANLYEADLIGAHLSKAKLNRVNFGKANLCKINLSKADLGGADLTEALLVEANLNRAELMGANLSKADLSKASLIQATLIGANLSRSTLSRADLHGVNLYGVNLRRAVLTECDLIGANLSKVDLSGADLMGASLIRADLTEAILSASDLSGANLLGANLTKVNLSGVYLKGTTMPDGTIHD, from the coding sequence ATGAACGTTGACGAACTGCTCAAGCTATACGCAATAGGAGAAAGAAATTTTAGCGGGGTCTACCTGCACGAGGTCTACCTCTACGAAGCAGAATTGATTGGAGCCAATCTGTATGAAGCCGACCTGATTGGAGCTCATCTCAGCAAAGCCAAACTCAACAGAGTCAACTTTGGCAAAGCCAATTTGTGCAAGATTAATTTGAGCAAAGCAGACTTAGGTGGAGCCGACCTGACAGAAGCACTTTTAGTTGAAGCTAACCTGAATCGAGCTGAGTTGATGGGAGCAAATCTCAGCAAAGCAGACTTGAGCAAAGCTTCCCTGATCCAAGCAACTTTAATAGGAGCCAACCTATCTCGATCCACACTCAGCCGTGCAGACTTGCACGGAGTAAATCTTTACGGAGTAAACTTGCGTAGGGCGGTGCTCACAGAATGCGATTTAATTGGCGCAAACTTGAGCAAAGTAGACCTTAGCGGGGCCGACTTAATGGGGGCGAGTCTAATTAGGGCAGACTTGACTGAAGCGATTTTAAGTGCGTCAGACTTAAGCGGAGCAAACCTGTTGGGAGCAAACCTTACAAAAGTCAACCTGAGCGGAGTATATCTTAAGGGTACAACGATGCCCGACGGCACGATTCACGACTAA
- the frr gene encoding ribosome recycling factor yields MKLADAEDHMQKAVEATQRSFNTIRTGRANASLLDRVMVDYYGSPTPIKSLANIGTPDATTITIQPFDRTALNSIEKAISLSDVGLVPNNDGSVIRLNIPPLTSDRRQEFVKMAGKFAEEGKVAIRNIRRDAVDSIRKQEKSSDISKDESRDLQDKIQKLTDKYVAKIEEVLAAKEKDITTV; encoded by the coding sequence GTGAAGTTAGCTGACGCAGAAGATCATATGCAAAAGGCAGTTGAGGCTACTCAGCGGTCTTTTAATACTATTCGGACGGGACGGGCCAACGCCTCCCTCCTCGATCGAGTCATGGTAGACTACTACGGCTCTCCAACTCCGATCAAATCCCTTGCCAACATCGGCACCCCGGATGCGACTACGATCACCATTCAACCGTTCGATCGCACAGCGCTCAACTCGATCGAAAAAGCAATTTCCCTGTCCGATGTAGGACTCGTTCCCAACAACGACGGTTCAGTTATTCGCTTGAACATTCCGCCGCTGACGAGCGACAGACGCCAAGAATTTGTCAAAATGGCCGGGAAGTTTGCTGAAGAAGGTAAAGTTGCAATTCGCAATATCCGCCGCGATGCCGTTGACTCGATTCGCAAGCAGGAAAAAAGCAGCGATATCTCTAAAGATGAATCCCGCGACTTGCAAGATAAAATTCAAAAGCTGACGGACAAGTACGTTGCCAAAATAGAAGAAGTTCTGGCAGCGAAAGAGAAAGATATCACGACTGTTTAG
- a CDS encoding HhoA/HhoB/HtrA family serine endopeptidase, with amino-acid sequence MRLFKFFRPAPRIGARWFALILAMTIALSALTINAAPAAAAEGTNPPNLKFQSSPATPPNPQLLALRSPELPGDTGSFVTAAVDRVGPAVVRIDTERTVSRNLDPLMEDPFFRRFLGEDLRSLTPRQERLRGQGSGFIIDKSGIVLTNAHVVDKADRVTVTLNDGRTFPGKVQGTDEVTDLAVVKINTKEVNLPVATLGDSDAVKVGDWAIAVGNPLGFDNTVTLGIISTLKRSSAAVGIPDKRLDFIQTDAAINPGNSGGPLLNSRGEVIGINTAIRADAMGIGFAIPIDKAKAIYAQLAKGEQVSHPFLGIQMIALTPEMARENNADPNAPLIVPEVQGVLVMRVVPNTPAEKAGIRKGDVIVQIDGEAVTQAEQLQSLVDNSKIGQILKLKVRRGAQIKEVAVQTAQLEDF; translated from the coding sequence ATGCGACTATTTAAGTTTTTTCGCCCCGCACCTCGAATCGGTGCTCGTTGGTTCGCCCTAATTTTAGCAATGACGATCGCCCTGAGTGCTTTAACAATCAATGCTGCACCCGCTGCCGCCGCTGAGGGTACCAATCCGCCCAACTTAAAGTTTCAGAGTTCCCCAGCCACTCCCCCGAATCCGCAACTGTTAGCGCTGCGGAGTCCGGAACTTCCGGGGGATACGGGCAGTTTTGTGACGGCGGCAGTCGATCGAGTCGGGCCGGCAGTTGTCCGCATTGATACCGAGCGCACTGTCAGTCGCAACCTCGACCCCTTAATGGAAGACCCCTTCTTCCGCAGATTTTTGGGAGAAGATTTACGCAGCCTGACCCCCAGACAAGAACGCTTGCGCGGTCAAGGTTCCGGCTTCATCATTGACAAAAGCGGGATTGTTTTAACCAACGCTCACGTAGTTGACAAAGCCGATCGAGTGACTGTCACCTTAAACGACGGCAGGACATTTCCAGGAAAAGTGCAAGGTACTGACGAAGTAACTGATTTGGCAGTTGTCAAAATTAATACTAAGGAAGTTAACTTGCCCGTGGCAACCCTAGGAGATTCCGACGCGGTGAAAGTAGGAGATTGGGCGATCGCCGTGGGCAACCCCCTCGGATTTGACAACACCGTCACCTTGGGCATTATCAGCACCCTCAAACGCTCTTCAGCAGCCGTCGGCATTCCCGACAAGCGGCTCGATTTCATTCAAACCGACGCCGCCATCAATCCCGGCAATTCCGGCGGCCCCCTGTTAAACAGCAGAGGAGAAGTGATTGGCATCAACACGGCGATTCGAGCTGATGCAATGGGTATTGGGTTTGCGATTCCGATCGACAAAGCCAAGGCCATCTACGCGCAGTTAGCCAAGGGAGAACAAGTCAGCCATCCGTTTTTAGGGATTCAGATGATTGCTTTGACTCCTGAAATGGCCAGAGAGAATAATGCTGACCCCAATGCTCCTTTGATTGTGCCGGAAGTTCAGGGAGTGTTAGTGATGCGAGTTGTGCCAAATACCCCTGCTGAGAAAGCAGGGATTCGCAAAGGAGATGTCATCGTTCAAATTGACGGTGAGGCAGTGACTCAGGCCGAACAGTTGCAAAGTTTGGTGGACAACAGCAAAATCGGTCAAATTCTGAAACTGAAAGTGCGGCGCGGTGCCCAGATCAAAGAAGTAGCAGTTCAAACTGCTCAATTGGAAGATTTTTAG
- a CDS encoding RNA ligase family protein, with protein sequence MTRVQLAYPKIPDSKNCPDEQCIAFEKYDGTNLHWVWEVELGWYAFGTRRSRFDLDEMGIAEFNGAHPGLEAAPEIFKRDFASPLESIFRENEQYQCPEITVFAEFFGANSFAGMHQKDDRKQLVLFDVETDRGMVVPDRFIQDFGKLNIARVIYRGKLTGKFMDDVRKGKYGVDEGVVCKGGSNANNLWMVKIKTDAYMQRLQQAFQDDWENYWE encoded by the coding sequence ATGACACGAGTTCAACTTGCCTATCCCAAAATTCCAGATAGTAAAAATTGCCCTGACGAACAATGTATAGCTTTTGAGAAGTACGATGGCACTAATTTGCATTGGGTTTGGGAAGTTGAACTCGGTTGGTATGCTTTTGGTACGCGCCGCAGTAGATTTGATTTGGATGAGATGGGAATTGCAGAATTTAATGGTGCACATCCAGGTTTAGAAGCAGCACCTGAAATATTTAAAAGAGACTTTGCTAGTCCGTTAGAGTCTATATTTCGAGAGAACGAACAGTATCAATGCCCTGAAATTACTGTGTTTGCAGAGTTTTTTGGTGCTAACTCGTTTGCGGGAATGCACCAAAAGGACGATCGCAAACAATTGGTGCTTTTTGATGTGGAAACCGATCGCGGTATGGTTGTTCCCGATCGGTTTATTCAGGATTTTGGTAAATTAAATATTGCGCGAGTGATTTATCGCGGCAAACTGACGGGCAAGTTTATGGACGATGTTCGCAAGGGGAAATACGGTGTGGATGAAGGTGTTGTGTGCAAGGGAGGCAGCAATGCTAATAATCTGTGGATGGTGAAGATTAAGACTGATGCGTATATGCAGAGATTGCAGCAAGCTTTTCAGGATGATTGGGAAAATTACTGGGAGTAA
- a CDS encoding pentapeptide repeat-containing protein produces the protein MKLRILAATTLLSAIAPIAPAPAENIQHTQQLLATRQCPNCDLSSAGLVLANLTGANLKGADLRLANLSRANLTGADLSGANLSGTSLFGVNLTGANLSGANLSGADLRSAYLSDANLLNANLTNAQLLGVRGMPTNIGTAEDFYRLGVLEAQAGNYRNAIDYYDRALKLKSDLAAVYFARSMSRADLGDFGGAAQDAAIANKLFAAQGNSQGQELSKQLAEAIVARQKPTEPRTGGGGNFMSLLGSIGSVLVKLILP, from the coding sequence GTGAAACTCAGAATCCTCGCTGCTACAACGCTGCTGAGCGCGATCGCCCCGATCGCTCCTGCACCCGCCGAGAACATCCAACACACGCAACAATTACTAGCCACCCGACAGTGCCCCAACTGCGACCTCAGCAGTGCTGGCTTGGTTTTAGCAAACTTAACAGGAGCCAATCTCAAAGGTGCGGACTTGAGGTTGGCTAACCTCAGCCGAGCCAACCTCACGGGGGCTGACCTCAGCGGTGCGAACCTCAGCGGCACCAGCCTGTTTGGCGTCAACCTGACGGGGGCGAACCTCAGCGGCGCGAACCTCAGCGGTGCTGACTTAAGAAGCGCCTATCTCAGCGACGCCAATTTGCTCAACGCCAATTTAACTAACGCGCAACTGCTCGGAGTTAGAGGAATGCCAACCAATATCGGTACCGCTGAAGACTTCTACCGGTTGGGAGTGCTGGAAGCTCAAGCAGGAAACTACAGAAACGCCATTGATTATTACGATCGAGCCCTGAAGCTGAAATCGGATTTAGCCGCCGTTTATTTTGCCCGCAGTATGTCTCGCGCTGACTTAGGAGACTTCGGCGGCGCGGCTCAAGACGCTGCAATAGCAAACAAACTCTTTGCAGCTCAAGGAAATTCCCAAGGTCAGGAATTGTCAAAGCAGTTAGCCGAAGCCATTGTTGCACGCCAAAAGCCTACGGAACCCCGCACGGGCGGCGGTGGCAACTTTATGAGTCTTCTGGGTTCGATCGGTTCTGTGCTGGTGAAGCTAATCTTGCCTTGA
- a CDS encoding helix-turn-helix domain-containing protein: MAGVCKLSITETSEELKNLLNEQKTASGFQKIQALYLFKICHVKTVKELAMTIGVNRITVQRWLRKYRSDGLEGLLETKHSGGRKPAIPPLARASLAMRLSDPQKGFKSYGEIQEWLQQEYSIEASYKAVYATVRYHLKAKLTKV; encoded by the coding sequence ATGGCTGGAGTATGCAAACTTAGCATCACAGAGACAAGTGAAGAACTAAAAAACCTGTTAAATGAACAAAAAACAGCAAGCGGATTTCAAAAAATTCAAGCACTTTACCTGTTCAAAATTTGTCATGTTAAGACAGTTAAAGAATTGGCAATGACCATCGGGGTCAATCGAATTACAGTGCAGCGGTGGCTGAGAAAATACCGATCTGACGGACTCGAAGGACTCCTCGAAACAAAGCACAGCGGCGGCCGCAAGCCGGCCATTCCTCCTCTGGCCCGCGCTAGTTTGGCAATGCGCCTTAGCGACCCCCAGAAAGGCTTTAAAAGCTATGGAGAAATTCAAGAGTGGTTGCAGCAGGAATATAGCATTGAGGCTTCCTATAAAGCCGTTTACGCAACAGTCAGATACCACCTCAAAGCCAAGCTGACGAAAGTCTAG
- the pyrH gene encoding UMP kinase codes for MGMVYQRVLLKLSGEALMGSLGYGIDPVVVQSIAQEVAKVVSQGIQIAIVVGGGNIFRGVKAASAGMDRATADYVGMIATVMNAITLQDALEQAGVPTRVQSAIAMQEVAEPYIRRRAIRHLEKKRVVIFGAGSGNPFFTTDTTAALRAAEIDAEVIFKATKVDGVYDSDPHLNPNARRYQTLTYAHVLNQDLRVMDSTAIALCKENNIPIMVFDLSVSGNIYRAVMGESIGTLVGGFCEVS; via the coding sequence ATGGGGATGGTTTATCAGCGAGTTTTGCTGAAGCTCAGCGGTGAAGCGCTTATGGGCAGCTTGGGCTACGGTATCGATCCCGTAGTCGTTCAGTCGATCGCCCAGGAAGTGGCCAAAGTCGTGTCCCAAGGCATTCAAATCGCGATTGTTGTCGGTGGCGGCAACATTTTTCGCGGGGTGAAAGCTGCTTCGGCAGGGATGGATCGGGCAACGGCTGATTATGTGGGGATGATTGCTACGGTGATGAATGCTATCACTTTGCAGGATGCCCTGGAACAAGCAGGAGTGCCAACGAGGGTGCAATCGGCGATCGCCATGCAAGAAGTAGCTGAACCCTACATCCGGCGGCGGGCGATTCGCCACCTAGAAAAAAAACGAGTAGTGATTTTTGGTGCCGGTTCTGGCAACCCTTTTTTTACTACTGATACTACAGCCGCTTTGCGGGCGGCTGAAATTGATGCAGAGGTGATTTTTAAAGCTACTAAGGTAGATGGGGTCTACGATTCCGACCCCCACCTCAACCCCAACGCGCGCAGGTATCAAACCCTCACCTATGCCCACGTCTTGAATCAAGATTTGCGGGTGATGGACAGTACGGCGATCGCCCTTTGCAAAGAAAATAATATTCCTATTATGGTATTTGACCTCTCGGTGTCGGGCAACATCTACCGGGCTGTAATGGGAGAATCTATTGGAACTCTTGTCGGAGGTTTTTGTGAAGTTAGCTGA
- a CDS encoding metal-sensing transcriptional repressor — protein sequence MILSDTSTDKSLPSNSQHPHDDRSAHPHHHDEESMRRLVNRLSRIEGHVRGIKTMVQENRPCPEVLVQVAAVRGALDRVARIILDEHLTECIARAAKEGNIDTEIEELKAALDRFLP from the coding sequence ATGATTCTATCTGATACTTCTACTGACAAATCCTTGCCCTCAAATTCCCAGCACCCTCACGACGATCGATCTGCACACCCTCACCATCACGATGAAGAATCGATGCGGCGGCTGGTAAATCGCTTGTCTCGGATTGAGGGACACGTCCGCGGCATTAAAACAATGGTGCAAGAAAACCGTCCCTGTCCCGAAGTTCTGGTGCAAGTTGCTGCGGTTCGAGGCGCACTCGATCGCGTGGCGAGAATCATTCTTGACGAACACTTAACTGAGTGCATTGCCCGAGCAGCTAAAGAAGGTAATATCGATACGGAAATCGAAGAGTTGAAAGCGGCTTTGGATCGGTTTTTGCCTTAG
- a CDS encoding GAF domain-containing protein, producing MQLRENTQELHYKLDREVLIRRITERIRQSLELEDILTSTVAEVRSFLKTDRIMIYRFSTDGSGEVVAESINNNCLPSLKGLHFPADDIPASAREMYVSLRQRTIIDVNSGTIVLSPLDAADTGQPLVNEEMHYRSLDPCHTAYLMAMGVQSSLVVPILHRRSASPNSKTDICEAATCLTRYEPGNDRKIHIELWGLLVSHHSAPLNISPADLEVVQLVSDQLSSAIAHALLLQQTRSQAAREATVSRIAALLYGHVNIQLQQGLEATVTALGGSGGRLYLNQPKINGEKLSTPKIEGGLPIAPAHSDATFELFTTGEQPTLPNWEKVKAIEAHPLWQEWLTKGFKNTEELPKFPIFTNSQFPVLIITDLYKEPLFRVLVPAFQSTKIRGLLVIPLHYKQQVVGCLTIFRNAIDTEKMWAGRFDSSAAQTLPRQSFELWREIKKGQSPEWKYEEIEQALAIGSQFCSAIGQYVLYKEVQTLNANLERQVQERTAQLQKSLDFAKVLTRVRDQIRSTLDLKIILQTIVREVRVLLDTDRTVIYQFTADKQGEVVVEAVCGQWRSILGIASPQGCFPEVSDCFYRAGRVRAINDINTEDLTPCHRQFLEELQVRGSLIVPMKGKDSQLWGLLIAHECSGPRVWQTAEQELLQHLAAQAAIAIHQAELYQESLNAATADRLKAEQLAKTLTELHNTQAQLIQTEKMSSLGQLLAGVAHEINNPVNFIYGNLSHASEYTKDLLCLLELYRQHYPNPNPEISECSEAIDIEFLAEDLPKILGSMTVGVERIRQLVVSLRNFSRSDRAEKKAVDIHEGIDSTLLILQHRIKANCDRKTVEIIKEYGNLPLVECYASSLNQVFMNLIGNALDALEIGQKERVMNLPLKAASAAATHLSSQMLAVESGDINATTECLIPDFPSPCIRIRTQLIDEKKVGICIADNGHGIPKELISHIFNPFFTTKPVGRGTGLGLSISYQIVVEKHQGVLKCVSVPGHGTEFWIEIPLN from the coding sequence ATGCAACTCAGAGAAAATACGCAAGAATTACATTATAAACTAGACAGAGAAGTTTTGATACGGCGGATAACAGAACGCATTCGCCAATCTCTAGAATTAGAAGATATTTTAACCAGTACGGTAGCAGAAGTGCGGTCTTTTTTGAAAACAGATCGCATTATGATTTACAGGTTTAGTACCGACGGAAGTGGAGAAGTTGTTGCTGAGTCAATTAATAACAACTGTCTCCCTTCCTTAAAAGGACTGCACTTTCCAGCAGACGACATTCCCGCGAGCGCCAGGGAGATGTATGTCAGTTTGCGCCAGCGGACAATAATAGATGTTAACTCAGGGACGATCGTCCTGAGTCCCCTCGATGCTGCAGACACCGGTCAACCGTTAGTCAATGAAGAGATGCACTACAGATCGCTCGATCCTTGCCACACCGCTTACCTGATGGCAATGGGAGTGCAATCTTCCTTAGTCGTGCCGATTTTGCACCGCAGGAGTGCGTCGCCAAACAGCAAAACAGATATCTGCGAGGCGGCCACGTGTCTGACTCGATACGAGCCCGGAAACGATCGAAAAATTCACATCGAACTGTGGGGACTTTTAGTGTCTCACCACTCCGCGCCCCTCAATATTTCACCAGCAGATTTAGAAGTAGTTCAGCTCGTATCAGATCAATTGTCTAGCGCTATCGCCCACGCCCTCCTCCTCCAGCAAACCCGCTCTCAAGCCGCCCGCGAAGCTACCGTGAGCCGCATAGCAGCCCTGTTGTACGGTCACGTAAACATTCAACTGCAACAGGGTTTAGAAGCCACCGTCACCGCTTTGGGCGGCAGCGGCGGCAGACTCTATCTCAACCAGCCGAAAATCAACGGTGAAAAGTTATCCACTCCCAAGATTGAAGGAGGATTGCCAATTGCCCCGGCCCACAGTGATGCTACCTTTGAACTGTTCACCACAGGAGAACAACCGACACTTCCCAACTGGGAAAAAGTTAAGGCGATCGAAGCTCATCCCCTCTGGCAGGAATGGCTAACCAAAGGATTCAAAAATACCGAAGAACTTCCCAAATTCCCAATTTTTACTAATTCTCAGTTCCCAGTTTTGATAATTACAGACTTATACAAAGAACCGCTATTTAGAGTTTTAGTTCCCGCTTTCCAATCAACTAAAATTAGGGGTTTGCTGGTAATTCCCCTCCACTACAAACAACAAGTTGTCGGCTGTTTGACAATTTTTCGCAATGCAATTGATACCGAAAAAATGTGGGCGGGGCGCTTTGACAGCAGCGCTGCACAAACCCTTCCCAGACAATCCTTTGAACTCTGGCGAGAAATAAAAAAAGGTCAGTCGCCCGAGTGGAAGTACGAGGAAATTGAGCAAGCTTTAGCTATAGGCAGTCAATTTTGTTCGGCAATTGGGCAGTACGTTCTTTATAAAGAAGTGCAGACCCTGAATGCCAACTTGGAGCGCCAAGTTCAAGAACGCACTGCCCAATTGCAAAAATCCTTGGACTTTGCCAAAGTATTGACGCGAGTTAGAGACCAGATTCGCAGCACCTTAGATTTAAAAATCATACTGCAAACTATTGTGCGAGAAGTCAGAGTTTTGTTGGATACCGATCGCACGGTAATCTACCAATTTACAGCAGACAAACAGGGCGAGGTAGTTGTCGAAGCTGTTTGCGGTCAGTGGCGGTCAATTTTAGGTATCGCATCTCCGCAAGGATGCTTTCCCGAAGTCTCAGACTGCTTTTATCGAGCCGGACGGGTGCGAGCAATTAATGATATTAATACTGAGGATTTAACACCCTGTCACCGCCAATTTTTGGAAGAGTTGCAGGTGAGAGGAAGTTTAATTGTGCCGATGAAAGGCAAAGATTCCCAATTGTGGGGGTTGCTGATTGCCCATGAGTGTTCCGGGCCGAGAGTTTGGCAAACGGCAGAACAGGAATTGCTGCAACATTTAGCTGCTCAAGCTGCGATCGCCATTCACCAAGCAGAACTTTATCAAGAAAGTCTCAATGCAGCAACTGCCGATCGATTAAAAGCCGAACAGCTAGCTAAAACCCTCACAGAACTGCACAATACCCAAGCCCAACTGATTCAAACCGAAAAAATGTCCAGTCTCGGACAACTTCTCGCGGGAGTCGCCCACGAAATTAATAACCCCGTTAACTTTATCTACGGCAATCTGTCCCACGCCAGCGAATACACCAAAGATTTACTCTGCTTGCTGGAACTCTACCGCCAGCACTACCCCAATCCCAACCCAGAAATTAGCGAGTGCTCCGAAGCAATCGACATCGAATTTCTTGCCGAAGATTTGCCAAAAATTTTGGGTTCCATGACAGTCGGAGTTGAGCGCATCCGCCAGTTAGTTGTATCTTTGCGTAATTTTTCCAGGAGCGATCGAGCCGAGAAAAAAGCCGTTGACATTCACGAGGGCATAGACAGTACCCTGTTAATTTTGCAGCACCGGATCAAAGCCAATTGCGATCGCAAGACCGTAGAAATCATTAAAGAATACGGCAATTTGCCCTTAGTAGAATGCTATGCCAGCTCGCTCAATCAGGTATTTATGAATCTGATCGGTAATGCCCTTGACGCCCTAGAAATTGGACAAAAAGAGCGAGTTATGAATCTTCCCTTGAAAGCGGCAAGTGCAGCGGCGACGCATTTAAGCTCCCAAATGCTGGCTGTCGAGTCAGGAGATATAAATGCCACCACCGAGTGTTTGATTCCTGATTTCCCATCTCCTTGCATTCGGATTCGCACCCAATTAATCGATGAAAAAAAGGTAGGAATTTGCATTGCCGACAACGGTCACGGCATCCCCAAAGAGTTAATCTCTCACATATTTAATCCGTTTTTTACTACTAAACCCGTAGGTCGGGGGACGGGTTTAGGATTGTCTATCAGTTACCAAATTGTAGTTGAGAAACACCAAGGCGTACTTAAGTGTGTTTCTGTACCAGGTCATGGTACAGAGTTCTGGATCGAGATTCCGCTGAATTAG